In a single window of the Salmo trutta chromosome 21, fSalTru1.1, whole genome shotgun sequence genome:
- the lrrc42 gene encoding leucine-rich repeat-containing protein 42 isoform X2, translating into MSDLDSGIVYVRDRGQLRRVNNIVLAETKPPSSSSSSSHRTTNPLALKKEHFVFTYNKEGSLKYTAKSLYDISLLFVAYNINHVDSLKGFPEQVGDRLFAAAEEKQIFSDPDAAPRALQLFSDAYGDIVLGSLCLRHRFPLLSEKLEEIKTFHSLKCLDLFGCRLGDSHDIFQHLTSDALSSLVQLSLGGNSLSDQGLQRLTAPVRMMRRGLRHLQILDLSYNPITEKAVGYLTCLPKLQGLDVSGTNIKVGPSFKQTVRNTMGLVLSEKLLEAFDHSCCKTQGWAEQVVNQWELSATELPKLLKIKESRTSAIRFFGREKFVRGILSASPLIQDKEQDKTRERIHLYKPATSTHTHQTQCTGAKSGQIKHSSLNSIEIAGSANGHVKPCSQNKKRPRKHQVGDSGHHSPPVKRASSSPALTAGDIDLLNSY; encoded by the exons ATGAGCGACCTTGACTCTGGTATAGTGTATGTGCGCGACAGAGGACAGCTTCGTCGCGTCAATAACATTGTGCTCGCTGAGACGAAGCcgccttcatcatcatcatcatcatcacatagAACAACAAACCCTCTGGCGTTGAAAAAAGAGCACTTCGTCTTCACCTATAATAAAGAAGGCAGTTTGAAGTACACTGCCAAATCCCTTTACGACATATCTCTGTTGTTTGTAGCGTACAATATCAACCATGTCGATTCTCTCAAAGGATTTCCTGAACAAGTAGGGGACAGACTGTTCGCCGCCGCGGAGGAAAAACAGATATTTTCCGATCCCGATGCAGCCCCTAGGGCTCTGCAGTTGTTCAGTGATGCATACGGGGACATAGTGCTCGGGTCACTTTGTTTACGGCATAG GTTTCCCTTGCTGTCTGAAAAGCTGGAAGAGATCAAAACGTTTCACAGTCTGAAGTGCCTGGATCTCTTTGGCTGCAGACTGGGAGACAGCCACGACATCTTCCAACATCTTACATCAGATGCATTGTCCAG TCTGGTCCAGCTGTCCCTGGGTGGTAACAGCCTGTCAGACCAGGGTCTCCAGAGACTGACAGCCCCTGTCAGGATGATGAGAAGGGGACTGAGACACCTACAGATACTGGACCTGTCCT ACAACCCGATCACTGAGAAAGCAGTTGGATATCTCACATGCCTCCCAAAGCTACAAGGTCTTGATGTATCAGGAACTAACATAAAG GTTGGCCCGTCATTCAAGCAGACCGTGAGGAACACCATGGGGTTGGTCCTGTCTGAGAAACTACTGGAGGCCTTCGACCACTCCTGTTGTAAAACACAAGGCTGGGCAGAACAG GTTGTAAACCAGTGGGAGTTGAGTGCAACAGAACTGCCCAAACTACTGAAGATCAAAGAGTCAAGAACATCAGCTATTCGCTTTT TTGGCAGAGAGAAGTTTGTCAGAGGAATCCTGAGCGCATCACCTCTGATCCAGGATAAAGAACAAGACAAGACCAGGGAGAGGATACATTTGTATAAACCAGcaacgagcacacacacacatcagacccAATGCACAGGGGCTAAAAGTGGACAAATTAAGCACTCGTCACTCAACAGCATTGAAATCGCAGGGTCCGCCAACGGACATGTAAAACCCTGTTCACAGAACAAGAAGAGGCCTCGTAAACACCAGGTCGGGGACAGTGGTCATCACAGCCCTCCTGTTAAACGTGCTTCTTCATCACCAGCTCTCACAGCAGGCGATATAGATCTACTCAACAGTTACTGA
- the lrrc42 gene encoding leucine-rich repeat-containing protein 42 isoform X1, giving the protein MSDLDSGIVYVRDRGQLRRVNNIVLAETKPPSSSSSSSHRTTNPLALKKEHFVFTYNKEGSLKYTAKSLYDISLLFVAYNINHVDSLKGFPEQVGDRLFAAAEEKQIFSDPDAAPRALQLFSDAYGDIVLGSLCLRHRFPLLSEKLEEIKTFHSLKCLDLFGCRLGDSHDIFQHLTSDALSSSLVQLSLGGNSLSDQGLQRLTAPVRMMRRGLRHLQILDLSYNPITEKAVGYLTCLPKLQGLDVSGTNIKVGPSFKQTVRNTMGLVLSEKLLEAFDHSCCKTQGWAEQVVNQWELSATELPKLLKIKESRTSAIRFFGREKFVRGILSASPLIQDKEQDKTRERIHLYKPATSTHTHQTQCTGAKSGQIKHSSLNSIEIAGSANGHVKPCSQNKKRPRKHQVGDSGHHSPPVKRASSSPALTAGDIDLLNSY; this is encoded by the exons ATGAGCGACCTTGACTCTGGTATAGTGTATGTGCGCGACAGAGGACAGCTTCGTCGCGTCAATAACATTGTGCTCGCTGAGACGAAGCcgccttcatcatcatcatcatcatcacatagAACAACAAACCCTCTGGCGTTGAAAAAAGAGCACTTCGTCTTCACCTATAATAAAGAAGGCAGTTTGAAGTACACTGCCAAATCCCTTTACGACATATCTCTGTTGTTTGTAGCGTACAATATCAACCATGTCGATTCTCTCAAAGGATTTCCTGAACAAGTAGGGGACAGACTGTTCGCCGCCGCGGAGGAAAAACAGATATTTTCCGATCCCGATGCAGCCCCTAGGGCTCTGCAGTTGTTCAGTGATGCATACGGGGACATAGTGCTCGGGTCACTTTGTTTACGGCATAG GTTTCCCTTGCTGTCTGAAAAGCTGGAAGAGATCAAAACGTTTCACAGTCTGAAGTGCCTGGATCTCTTTGGCTGCAGACTGGGAGACAGCCACGACATCTTCCAACATCTTACATCAGATGCATTGTCCAG TAGTCTGGTCCAGCTGTCCCTGGGTGGTAACAGCCTGTCAGACCAGGGTCTCCAGAGACTGACAGCCCCTGTCAGGATGATGAGAAGGGGACTGAGACACCTACAGATACTGGACCTGTCCT ACAACCCGATCACTGAGAAAGCAGTTGGATATCTCACATGCCTCCCAAAGCTACAAGGTCTTGATGTATCAGGAACTAACATAAAG GTTGGCCCGTCATTCAAGCAGACCGTGAGGAACACCATGGGGTTGGTCCTGTCTGAGAAACTACTGGAGGCCTTCGACCACTCCTGTTGTAAAACACAAGGCTGGGCAGAACAG GTTGTAAACCAGTGGGAGTTGAGTGCAACAGAACTGCCCAAACTACTGAAGATCAAAGAGTCAAGAACATCAGCTATTCGCTTTT TTGGCAGAGAGAAGTTTGTCAGAGGAATCCTGAGCGCATCACCTCTGATCCAGGATAAAGAACAAGACAAGACCAGGGAGAGGATACATTTGTATAAACCAGcaacgagcacacacacacatcagacccAATGCACAGGGGCTAAAAGTGGACAAATTAAGCACTCGTCACTCAACAGCATTGAAATCGCAGGGTCCGCCAACGGACATGTAAAACCCTGTTCACAGAACAAGAAGAGGCCTCGTAAACACCAGGTCGGGGACAGTGGTCATCACAGCCCTCCTGTTAAACGTGCTTCTTCATCACCAGCTCTCACAGCAGGCGATATAGATCTACTCAACAGTTACTGA
- the LOC115156474 gene encoding low-density lipoprotein receptor class A domain-containing protein 1, with the protein MEYAKDHKLLTPYPASSLVIPSKPEEEAGPRLLDDHSLGSPDEDCCGECCRPSCGCCSRRAVCLSSIILAVGTVLAVVGVILAVVFGIPKPPPVNRVCRTADNATGFLCDDRVTCIPPSDLCNGVVTCPKGADEDTDMCSDLPNNLPGGLVFRCGNPQFWVFTDKKCNNFNDCGDCSDEIGPYAGCAPCGVYWWSCIPVDFQYCSCIPRCLCRDGRQHCYDWSDEYTCPKSLTC; encoded by the exons ATGGAGTACGCCAAGGACCACAAGCTGCTGACCCCTTACCCAGCATCCTCTCTGGTCATCCCCTCCAAGCCGGAGGAAGAGGCTGGACCA AGACTGTTGGATGACCATTCATTGGGGTCACCTGATGAAG ACTGCTGTGGAGAGTGCTGCAGGCCTAGCTGTGGGTGCTGCAGCAGGcgagctgtctgtctctccagtaTAATACTAGCTGTAGGAACAGTCCTGGCTGTGGTAGGAGTTATACTCGCCGTGGTCTTCGGGATCCCCAAACCACCTCCTG TAAACCGTGTCTGCAGGACAGCGGACAATGCGACAGGCTTCCTGTGTGACGACAGAGTGACCTGTATCCCGCCCTCTGACCTCTGTAACGGGGTCGTGACCTGCCCCAAAGGAGCCGATGAAGACACAGACATGTGCA GTGATCTCCCCAACAACCTTCCAGGTGGTCTTGTGTTTCGATGTGGAAACCCTCAGTTTTGGGTCTTTACTGACAAGAAGTGTAACAACTTCAACGACTGTGGGGACTGCTCTGATGAGATTGGGCCTT ATGCTGGCTGTGCCCCCTGTGGTGTGTACTGGTGGTCCTGCATACCCGTGGACTTCCAGTACTGTTCCTGCATCCCTCGCTGTCTATGCCGTGATGGACGCCAGCACTGCTACGACTGGTCTGACGAGTACACCTGCCCCAAAAGTTTAACCTGCTAG